A DNA window from Providencia huaxiensis contains the following coding sequences:
- a CDS encoding hemin-degrading factor, with product MNSNLYHDYLQAKKTYTHKHSQEIAALLGVSEAQLIHCRVGKDNVQRLVSKPVDILQGLTTIGKAIGITRNQYAVSIQTGAYNNPKFSSHGGLFLNPKALDLRMFFAQWSSIFALTEKTPEGTRHSIQFFDKYGDSLHKVFSTDNTDIAAWQAIIERYSTSENPPIEPKTISPFSEQRISEELASQLEQQWREITNVHQFFGILKKHNLSRQQVFRVVSKELAWQVPSTALSDLLSLAYQAQNEVMLFVGNRGCVQIFTGKINELSSLSVESSQTDWLNISSTNFKLHLIESGISECWVTRKPTKDGFVTSLEVFDTQGNQIIQMYGQRIEGTPEQIEWSKQILSISRI from the coding sequence GTGAATTCAAACCTCTATCATGATTACCTACAAGCTAAAAAAACGTACACTCATAAGCACTCCCAAGAAATAGCGGCCTTACTTGGCGTATCTGAAGCCCAGTTAATTCATTGTCGTGTCGGTAAAGATAATGTTCAACGATTGGTCAGCAAACCCGTTGATATCTTGCAAGGTTTAACCACGATAGGGAAAGCTATAGGGATCACTCGCAATCAGTATGCTGTTAGTATTCAAACGGGCGCATATAATAACCCGAAATTTAGCAGCCATGGTGGGCTATTTCTAAACCCTAAAGCATTAGACTTACGTATGTTCTTTGCGCAGTGGAGTTCAATTTTTGCACTCACTGAAAAAACGCCAGAGGGAACTCGCCACAGTATTCAATTTTTCGATAAATATGGTGATTCTTTACACAAAGTCTTTTCCACCGACAACACGGATATAGCTGCTTGGCAAGCCATAATAGAACGCTACAGCACATCAGAGAATCCGCCTATCGAACCTAAAACAATTTCGCCATTTTCAGAACAGAGAATCAGCGAAGAACTCGCCTCTCAATTAGAACAACAATGGCGTGAGATAACAAATGTTCATCAGTTTTTTGGCATATTAAAGAAACACAATTTAAGTCGTCAGCAAGTTTTTCGTGTAGTTAGCAAAGAATTAGCATGGCAAGTACCTTCAACGGCCTTATCTGATCTGCTTTCCCTTGCATACCAAGCACAAAATGAAGTGATGCTCTTTGTAGGAAACCGTGGATGCGTGCAAATATTTACAGGAAAAATAAATGAACTATCATCACTCTCTGTTGAAAGCTCTCAAACTGATTGGTTAAATATTTCAAGTACAAACTTTAAACTTCATCTCATTGAAAGCGGCATTTCTGAGTGCTGGGTCACACGTAAGCCAACTAAAGATGGCTTTGTAACAAGCCTTGAGGTCTTTGATACCCAAGGTAACCAAATTATTCAAATGTATGGTCAGCGCATAGAAGGCACACCAGAACAAATAGAATGGAGCAAACAAATTCTTTCAATATCACGTATTTGA
- a CDS encoding TonB-dependent receptor domain-containing protein translates to MLFKSMPASLHQNHRISLSALTATVVMTGFSHTVLAENSSTPKAMSKTDTRDIIHVSTSPLSLENIAVAEQVDVIDAKAPEYQSATSALDLLKGQAGIFVSGSNSTYGQGIQMRGYDSRGVKVTVDNITQDFYSGLYEATFIDPTLIKKVYVHKGASSVHHGGGALAGVVSFKTINAADILKPGQKLGGQVFSGINRNDHGYYAGATLLGRTESTDTLFSYSQRKKYLLGSPEFEEVDNTEQLSNWMLKSSWLAHPSYNLTLQLKEYRNNSLGVKQPAKPSEKNRYPNTPHERQSHQRDIAISQFFTPKNEINWQAQWDVYYTDLYLDQTDTIKVKSKPKEYGSEARNQYTYGTKFTNSFTLPMYNWVNHHIQSGFEYYQQKQTSNQYAISYPPAELDNMSGWLVNDMTLHQLPLTLSIGTRFTQYRASRDNFPESKHTNLSSRMAVSITPTHWLNLFSSYAEAYRTPRMSELYNNSNHFTIPFFGTSSNFRPSPDLLPETNKTLETGVKFSFDGVLIDNSDLQFGSTYFKTKSKNHIALEGLYTPRYGQWFPDELYYINIPSASIYGIDSFISYRTPWFELNINHNKTTGREDGSHYSLSSIRPETLTTRFNVPVASTGFTLGWIGEFSARTQLQGNDKYKKWHHKSGQGLDRYHKEVIQHAGYSIHDFYVNYQADQFIKGLSSTLTMKNAFDKPYVSSMGVPQEGRNFYINMNYNW, encoded by the coding sequence ATGCTGTTTAAATCGATGCCTGCATCACTCCATCAAAATCATAGAATATCACTCTCAGCTCTTACTGCTACTGTCGTAATGACCGGGTTTAGCCACACAGTCTTGGCTGAAAATTCATCGACTCCAAAAGCAATGTCAAAAACGGATACCCGCGACATTATTCACGTTTCAACCTCGCCTCTTAGTTTAGAGAATATCGCTGTAGCAGAACAAGTCGATGTAATTGATGCAAAAGCACCTGAATATCAATCTGCAACATCCGCCTTAGATTTACTAAAAGGCCAAGCTGGGATATTTGTTTCTGGTTCCAATAGCACTTATGGCCAGGGCATTCAAATGCGAGGTTATGATTCACGAGGTGTTAAAGTCACTGTTGATAATATCACCCAAGACTTTTATTCCGGCTTATATGAAGCCACATTTATTGACCCCACCTTAATAAAAAAAGTCTACGTCCATAAAGGCGCATCATCTGTACATCATGGCGGCGGTGCATTAGCTGGAGTTGTCTCATTCAAAACAATAAATGCAGCTGACATATTAAAGCCAGGGCAAAAACTCGGTGGCCAGGTATTCAGCGGTATTAACCGTAATGACCACGGTTACTATGCAGGTGCAACGCTGTTGGGCAGAACTGAATCAACGGATACCCTATTCAGCTATAGTCAACGTAAAAAGTACCTACTCGGCTCACCCGAATTTGAAGAGGTTGATAATACTGAACAGCTAAGCAACTGGATGCTCAAAAGTAGTTGGCTTGCCCACCCTTCATATAACTTGACGTTACAATTAAAAGAATACCGCAACAACAGTTTAGGGGTAAAACAACCCGCTAAACCTTCAGAAAAAAATAGATATCCAAATACACCGCATGAAAGGCAAAGCCATCAGCGAGATATTGCCATTAGCCAATTTTTTACACCCAAAAATGAGATAAATTGGCAAGCTCAGTGGGATGTTTATTATACAGATTTATATTTAGATCAAACTGATACAATTAAGGTCAAGAGCAAACCAAAAGAGTATGGCTCTGAAGCGCGAAATCAATATACCTATGGGACTAAATTTACTAATAGCTTCACGTTACCTATGTATAACTGGGTAAATCATCATATTCAAAGTGGTTTCGAATATTATCAGCAAAAGCAAACGTCGAATCAGTATGCAATAAGTTATCCACCGGCAGAACTCGACAACATGTCAGGCTGGTTGGTCAATGACATGACATTGCATCAATTACCGTTAACTTTATCAATTGGAACGCGCTTTACACAATACCGTGCATCGAGGGATAATTTCCCTGAAAGTAAACATACCAACTTGTCATCCCGTATGGCTGTTAGTATTACTCCCACCCATTGGCTCAATCTTTTTTCATCATACGCTGAAGCATACCGTACCCCACGTATGTCCGAGCTTTATAACAATTCAAACCATTTCACTATACCCTTTTTTGGTACTTCCTCGAACTTTCGCCCATCGCCTGATTTACTTCCAGAAACGAATAAAACCCTCGAAACAGGCGTAAAATTCAGTTTTGATGGGGTACTTATTGATAATAGCGACCTTCAATTTGGTTCAACCTACTTTAAGACCAAATCTAAAAACCATATTGCCCTTGAAGGCCTCTATACGCCAAGGTATGGCCAATGGTTCCCCGATGAACTTTATTATATCAATATCCCCAGTGCATCCATTTATGGCATCGATAGCTTTATAAGCTACAGAACACCGTGGTTTGAATTAAATATCAATCACAATAAAACCACAGGTAGAGAAGACGGCTCTCATTATTCTCTTTCGTCTATACGCCCTGAAACACTAACGACTCGATTCAATGTACCGGTTGCTAGTACCGGCTTTACTCTAGGTTGGATAGGGGAATTCTCTGCAAGAACGCAACTTCAAGGTAATGATAAATATAAAAAGTGGCATCACAAATCAGGCCAAGGTTTAGATCGTTATCATAAAGAAGTCATTCAGCATGCTGGCTATAGCATTCATGATTTCTATGTGAATTACCAAGCAGATCAGTTCATTAAAGGATTAAGTTCAACTCTCACAATGAAAAATGCATTTGATAAGCCGTATGTTTCTTCAATGGGAGTTCCTCAAGAAGGCCGAAACTTTTATATCAACATGAATTACAACTGGTAG
- a CDS encoding 3-deoxy-7-phosphoheptulonate synthase, with amino-acid sequence MHKTDELRTARVDSLITPQTLADEFPISQKVADNVTTSRKRIEQILSGEDPRLLVIVGPCSIHDIDAAIEYAKKLNVLRERHQDRLEIVMRTYFEKPRTVVGWKGLISDPNLDNSCQVNTGIRLARKLLIEVNQLGLATATEFLDMVTGQYIADLISWGAIGARTTESQIHREMASALSCPVGFKNGTDGNINIAIDAIRAAKAQHMFLSPDKNGQMTIYQTSGNPHGHIIMRGGKQPNYTAGDLAAACDKLRKFELPEHLVVDFSHGNCQKIHRRQLEVARDIAEQIKDGSTAISGVMAESFLVEGTQKVVSDQPLVYGQSITDPCLGWEDTEQLIEILAQAVESRFK; translated from the coding sequence ATGCACAAAACTGATGAATTACGTACTGCGAGAGTGGATAGCTTAATTACCCCACAAACTCTCGCTGATGAATTTCCTATTTCCCAAAAAGTTGCTGACAACGTGACAACGTCACGTAAACGAATTGAACAGATTCTATCTGGTGAAGACCCTCGTCTACTTGTCATTGTCGGCCCTTGTTCGATTCATGACATCGATGCCGCTATTGAATACGCGAAAAAATTAAATGTATTAAGAGAACGTCATCAAGACCGTTTAGAAATTGTCATGCGAACTTACTTTGAGAAACCGCGTACTGTCGTTGGCTGGAAGGGGTTAATTTCAGACCCTAACCTCGACAATTCTTGCCAAGTCAATACAGGCATCCGCTTAGCACGCAAGTTACTGATTGAAGTTAACCAATTAGGGCTAGCTACAGCAACCGAATTTCTTGATATGGTTACTGGACAATATATTGCAGACCTCATTAGTTGGGGAGCTATTGGAGCCCGTACAACAGAGAGCCAAATCCATCGTGAAATGGCATCCGCACTGTCTTGCCCTGTTGGTTTCAAAAATGGGACTGACGGTAATATAAATATTGCTATTGATGCGATAAGAGCGGCAAAAGCACAGCATATGTTTTTATCACCAGATAAAAACGGGCAAATGACGATTTACCAAACCAGTGGTAACCCGCATGGGCATATAATTATGCGTGGCGGTAAACAGCCTAATTACACTGCCGGTGACTTAGCCGCAGCTTGCGACAAACTACGTAAATTTGAATTACCAGAGCATTTAGTGGTCGATTTCAGCCATGGTAATTGTCAAAAAATTCATCGTCGCCAACTCGAAGTTGCACGAGATATTGCGGAGCAAATAAAAGATGGCTCGACCGCTATCAGTGGAGTGATGGCAGAAAGCTTCTTAGTTGAAGGCACACAAAAAGTGGTTTCTGACCAACCGTTAGTTTATGGCCAATCTATTACCGACCCATGTCTTGGTTGGGAAGATACCGAACAACTTATTGAAATTCTTGCTCAAGCTGTTGAGTCACGCTTCAAATAA
- the ppsR gene encoding posphoenolpyruvate synthetase regulatory kinase/phosphorylase PpsR yields the protein MMTELGTMNNMASQVQRTVFFISDGTAITAETLGHAVLSQFPLSFISYTLPFVTSEARAQEIKQKIDIIFQETQLRPLVFYSIISPEVKQIITQSAGFCQDIVQSLVAPIQKEVGLEPEPKLNRTHGLSMQNMNQYDARIAAIEYTLAHDDGISLRNLDQAQVILIGVSRCGKTPTSLYLAMQFGIQAANYPFTADDMDNLQLPVALRPYTHKLFGLTISPERLAAIREERRENSRYASIRQCRIEIAEVEALFRQNKINYLNTTNYSVEEISAKVIDTMGLQRRIF from the coding sequence ATGATGACCGAATTAGGAACAATGAATAATATGGCAAGCCAAGTTCAACGCACTGTTTTTTTTATTTCTGATGGGACAGCGATCACCGCTGAAACTTTGGGGCACGCCGTACTTTCTCAATTTCCTCTGTCATTTATTTCTTATACTCTGCCGTTTGTGACAAGCGAAGCCCGCGCCCAGGAAATTAAACAAAAAATTGATATTATTTTCCAAGAAACCCAGTTGCGCCCTTTAGTGTTCTATTCGATTATCTCCCCTGAAGTAAAGCAAATCATCACCCAAAGTGCCGGGTTTTGCCAAGATATCGTCCAAAGTTTAGTCGCCCCAATTCAAAAGGAAGTTGGCCTAGAACCCGAGCCGAAACTCAACCGAACTCATGGTTTGTCTATGCAGAATATGAATCAATATGATGCACGTATAGCTGCCATTGAATACACTCTAGCTCATGACGATGGGATTTCTTTACGTAATTTAGACCAAGCCCAAGTGATACTTATTGGTGTTTCACGTTGTGGTAAAACGCCAACAAGTCTCTATTTAGCGATGCAATTTGGTATCCAAGCCGCAAACTACCCATTTACGGCTGATGATATGGATAACTTACAGTTACCTGTAGCGTTGCGCCCATATACTCATAAGTTGTTCGGCTTAACTATCAGCCCTGAACGGTTAGCAGCCATTCGTGAAGAGCGCCGTGAAAATAGCCGTTATGCATCCATCAGGCAATGTCGTATTGAGATAGCGGAAGTGGAAGCTTTATTTAGACAAAATAAAATCAATTACTTAAATACAACGAACTATTCTGTTGAAGAGATTTCTGCAAAAGTGATTGATACCATGGGCTTACAAAGACGAATATTTTAA
- the ppsA gene encoding phosphoenolpyruvate synthase, with the protein MSTNGLTPCNVLWYNQLGMNDVDRVGGKNASLGEMITNLSDLGVSVPNGFATTAQAFNDFLEQSGVNQRIYNLLDETDIDDVNQLAVAGAQIRQWVIDTPLTKELEQDIRDAFAQLSEGEAEASFAVRSSATAEDMPDASFAGQQETFLNVQGIDAVLVAIKHVFASLFNDRAISYRVHQGYDHRGVALSAGVQRMVRSDLASSGVMFTIDTESGFDQVVFITSAYGLGEMVVQGAVNPDEFYVHKPTLTNNRPAIVRRTLGSKKLQMVYANSKEHGKQVQIEDVPEALRNRFSLTDLEVEELARQAIQIEKHYGRPMDIEWAKDGHNGRLYIVQARPETVRSNQQVMERYQLKQQGQVLVEGRAIGHRIGSGVVKVIHNLSEMDRIQAGDVLVTDMTDPDWEPIMKKAAAIVTNRGGRTCHAAIIARELGIPAVVGCGDATDRLHEGQEVTVSCSEGDTGFVYEGKLAFEIHSSEVSDMPNLDVKIMMNVGNPDRAFDFACLPNEGVGLARLEFIINRMIGVHPRALLEFDKQSPELQAEIRQMMAGYDDPIEFYIGKLTEGISTLAAAFWPKRVIVRLSDFKSNEYANLVGGDIYEPEEENPMLGFRGAGRYVSDSFRACFALECEAVKRVRNTMGLTNVEVMIPFVRTVAQAESVIAELAKHDLKRGENGLKVIMMCEIPSNALLADQFLEHFDGFSIGSNDMTQLTLGLDRDSGVVSELFDERNDAVKAMLSMAIQAAKRQNKYVGICGQGPSDHQDFAQWLVDEGIDSLSLNPDTVVQTWLTIAENQ; encoded by the coding sequence ATGTCCACAAATGGCCTCACTCCGTGTAATGTACTTTGGTATAACCAATTAGGGATGAATGATGTTGACCGTGTAGGAGGCAAAAATGCTTCTCTCGGTGAAATGATCACTAACTTATCTGATCTGGGAGTATCCGTACCTAACGGTTTCGCGACAACCGCACAGGCGTTTAATGATTTTCTGGAGCAGAGCGGTGTAAATCAGCGCATTTATAACCTGCTAGATGAAACGGATATTGATGATGTGAACCAACTGGCTGTAGCAGGTGCTCAGATCCGTCAATGGGTGATTGATACCCCACTGACGAAGGAGTTGGAACAAGATATTCGTGATGCATTCGCGCAATTGTCAGAAGGTGAAGCGGAAGCCTCATTTGCTGTCCGTTCATCGGCAACCGCTGAGGATATGCCTGACGCTTCGTTTGCAGGGCAACAGGAAACATTCCTTAACGTTCAAGGGATAGACGCAGTATTAGTTGCGATCAAACACGTTTTTGCTTCACTGTTTAATGACCGTGCGATTTCATATCGTGTTCACCAAGGTTATGACCACCGCGGTGTAGCGTTGTCCGCGGGCGTTCAACGTATGGTACGTTCAGATTTAGCCTCATCGGGTGTTATGTTTACGATTGATACTGAATCGGGTTTCGACCAAGTCGTATTTATCACCTCTGCGTATGGTTTAGGTGAGATGGTGGTGCAAGGCGCTGTGAACCCAGATGAATTTTATGTTCATAAGCCAACACTAACCAATAACCGTCCCGCGATTGTGCGTCGTACACTGGGCTCTAAAAAATTACAAATGGTGTATGCCAACAGTAAAGAGCACGGTAAACAAGTACAAATCGAAGATGTGCCAGAAGCGCTACGCAATCGTTTCTCTTTAACTGATCTCGAAGTGGAAGAGCTTGCACGCCAAGCTATACAGATTGAAAAGCACTACGGTCGCCCAATGGATATTGAGTGGGCAAAAGATGGTCATAATGGGCGTTTGTATATTGTCCAAGCAAGGCCAGAAACCGTTCGCTCTAATCAACAAGTGATGGAGCGTTATCAATTAAAACAACAAGGACAAGTTTTAGTTGAAGGACGTGCAATTGGTCATCGTATTGGTTCTGGGGTTGTTAAAGTCATTCATAACTTGAGTGAGATGGATAGAATTCAGGCTGGTGATGTACTCGTTACCGATATGACTGACCCTGATTGGGAACCTATCATGAAAAAAGCCGCTGCGATTGTCACGAATCGTGGTGGACGTACCTGCCATGCCGCAATTATTGCTCGCGAATTAGGTATTCCAGCTGTTGTAGGATGTGGTGATGCAACTGACCGTTTGCACGAAGGCCAAGAGGTGACCGTTTCTTGTTCAGAAGGTGATACGGGCTTTGTGTATGAAGGAAAACTGGCGTTTGAAATTCACAGCTCTGAAGTGAGTGATATGCCAAATCTAGATGTCAAAATCATGATGAACGTCGGCAACCCTGACCGTGCATTTGATTTTGCTTGCTTGCCTAATGAAGGCGTGGGTTTAGCGAGACTTGAGTTTATCATCAATCGTATGATTGGTGTTCACCCAAGAGCGCTGCTGGAGTTTGATAAGCAATCTCCTGAGCTACAAGCAGAAATTCGCCAAATGATGGCAGGTTATGATGACCCAATTGAGTTCTATATTGGCAAATTAACCGAAGGAATTTCGACTCTAGCCGCGGCTTTTTGGCCAAAACGCGTTATTGTTCGTCTATCTGACTTCAAGTCAAATGAATATGCCAACTTAGTCGGTGGGGATATTTATGAGCCTGAAGAAGAGAACCCAATGCTAGGTTTCCGTGGTGCTGGCCGTTATGTGTCTGACAGCTTCCGCGCCTGTTTTGCATTAGAGTGTGAAGCGGTTAAACGTGTTCGTAATACTATGGGCCTAACGAATGTTGAAGTCATGATCCCATTTGTGCGGACAGTTGCACAAGCGGAGTCAGTGATAGCAGAACTGGCGAAACATGATTTAAAACGTGGTGAAAACGGCCTAAAAGTCATTATGATGTGTGAAATACCATCAAATGCTTTACTGGCTGACCAATTCCTCGAACATTTTGACGGGTTCTCTATCGGTTCGAATGATATGACTCAGTTAACATTAGGCCTTGATAGGGATTCAGGTGTTGTTTCTGAATTATTCGATGAACGAAACGATGCAGTTAAAGCGATGTTATCCATGGCAATACAAGCTGCAAAACGCCAAAATAAGTATGTAGGTATTTGTGGTCAAGGGCCATCCGACCATCAAGACTTCGCCCAATGGCTGGTCGATGAAGGTATTGATAGCTTATCTTTAAACCCTGATACTGTCGTACAAACGTGGCTAACAATAGCTGAAAATCAATAG
- a CDS encoding IS1 family transposase (programmed frameshift) yields the protein MATISVKCRFCGLTDPVKKHGTGNGGHPRYRCQACCRTFQLDYTYNACQPGIKEQVVELAMNNAGIRDTARALHISINAVVRTFKKLSPRNVTTLPLDNLQIQLICEVDEMWSFIGNKKSQRWLWYAWEPRLKRIIAHVFGSRSKKTLGKLLKLLSGFRIAFWCTDGYRAYKETLPSEKHILGKLYTQRIERENLTLRNRLKRLNRKTLGYSKSSGMHDKIIGTFIEREYYV from the exons ATGGCTACCATTTCAGTAAAATGCCGATTCTGTGGGTTAACCGACCCTGTTAAAAAACATGGCACCGGCAATGGAGGTCATCCCCGTTATCGCTGTCAGGCCTGTTGCCGCACTTTTCAACTCGATTATACCTACAACGCTTGTCAGCCCGGCATCAAAGAGCAAGTGGTTGAGCTTGCCATGAATAATGCGGGTATTCGTGACACCGCTAGGGCATTACATATCAGTATCAATGCCGTCGTCCGCACTT TTAAAAAACTCTCGCCACGGAATGTAACAACACTGCCCCTAGATAACCTACAAATTCAGCTCATTTGTGAGGTCGATGAGATGTGGTCATTTATCGGTAACAAAAAAAGTCAGCGTTGGTTGTGGTATGCATGGGAGCCTCGCTTAAAGCGGATTATCGCTCATGTATTTGGTTCCCGAAGCAAGAAAACACTGGGGAAATTGTTAAAACTGCTGTCTGGGTTCCGTATCGCTTTTTGGTGTACGGATGGTTACAGGGCGTACAAAGAGACACTCCCTAGCGAAAAACACATTTTAGGAAAGCTATATACACAGCGAATTGAGCGTGAAAATCTGACGTTGCGTAACCGATTGAAACGACTTAATCGCAAGACGTTAGGGTATTCAAAATCATCCGGCATGCATGACAAGATCATTGGGACTTTCATTGAGCGAGAGTATTACGTTTGA